From Acinetobacter suaedae, one genomic window encodes:
- a CDS encoding methionine/alanine import family NSS transporter small subunit — MNSSALIMMIVAITLLWGGLALSIIHLMRHPEQKDDSV; from the coding sequence ATGAATAGTTCAGCTTTAATCATGATGATCGTTGCAATCACATTATTGTGGGGCGGATTAGCGCTCTCGATTATACATCTAATGCGTCATCCTGAACAAAAGGATGATAGCGTATAA
- a CDS encoding TIGR04219 family outer membrane beta-barrel protein: MKKLKISILALGTSLCGLAQADVIGVKADASYWFYDGKANMAAQTAAKDQDLKNKSSAQLSIAVEHPIPLLPNAKIRYVNLKSQTEKEVAGQPIYDLDIDHTDFILYYEILDNIIDADVGLGATTLNGHVKTLSASKTDIDKTVPVIYGSAGVKLPFTGLSAKGELLYSNFNDTKITDALAELQYNFIDNLLVDVGLKAGYRILDIKLDDYKKNDLKFDFKGPYIGINIHF; this comes from the coding sequence ATGAAAAAATTAAAAATATCAATCTTGGCTTTAGGGACAAGTCTTTGTGGGCTAGCACAAGCGGATGTGATTGGTGTAAAAGCTGATGCAAGCTATTGGTTTTATGATGGAAAAGCCAACATGGCAGCACAAACTGCCGCAAAAGATCAAGACTTGAAAAATAAAAGTTCAGCTCAACTCTCAATCGCAGTTGAACACCCTATCCCTTTACTACCAAATGCTAAAATTCGCTATGTAAATTTAAAATCACAGACTGAAAAAGAAGTTGCGGGCCAACCGATTTATGATCTTGATATCGATCATACCGATTTTATTTTATATTATGAGATCTTAGACAATATCATCGATGCAGATGTTGGTTTAGGTGCAACCACTTTAAATGGCCATGTCAAAACCTTATCTGCAAGCAAAACTGACATTGATAAAACGGTTCCTGTGATCTATGGATCTGCTGGGGTCAAGCTACCATTTACAGGTCTCAGTGCCAAAGGCGAACTGTTATATAGCAACTTCAATGATACCAAGATCACCGATGCGCTAGCCGAGCTACAATATAACTTTATTGATAATCTGCTGGTCGATGTCGGCTTAAAAGCAGGCTATCGAATCTTAGATATTAAATTGGATGACTACAAGAAAAATGATCTTAAATTTGATTTCAAGGGACCTTATATCGGAATCAACATTCACTTCTAA
- a CDS encoding SLC13 family permease, with translation MGWEGWLSLALTLAGLLTLIFSRIAPHIVMLAILTILSVLGILTAQEALAGFSNSGLITVAAMFVVAAGISNSGGIDLFVNKLLGTPKTERMALLRIFLPIAPLSAFLNNTPVVATMIPALNSWSKKIGIAPSKLMIPLSYTAILGGTITLIGTSTNLVVNGQYQALTGEAGFGIFDITIIGLPVAIIGMFIMYWFAPKLLPNHQEQNVFSNLREFTLEVIVSPNGPLVGQSVAAAGLRSLKRVYLVEIERQQTVLSAVSSDEILFGNDRLVFAGDTEAITELLKIHGLVAPDSIDEKSALEETHAGRRLVEAVVSPHCDAIGSAIRDSKFRNRYGAVVLAVARNGERLKGGLGNIKLQAGDTLLLEARPAFVTRQKYNKDFLLVNELDHEPLQHDKALLSWGILLAAVTAAGFGVLSMLNAALLAAGAMLACRCLTVKQAEKSLDLTVILTIAASFALGTALEKTGVAEMLAQFIVHFSAGEAILLLILTYFFVSLLTEVITNNAAALLTLPIVLAITEQANLNPIPFVFAIMMAASASFATPLGYQTNLMVLGPGNYRFSDFIKVGLPMNIFIGCITVILLLLVFPIQL, from the coding sequence ATGGGTTGGGAAGGTTGGTTATCGTTAGCATTGACACTAGCAGGACTGCTTACGCTGATTTTTTCAAGAATTGCCCCACATATCGTGATGTTGGCAATTTTGACGATATTAAGCGTGTTGGGCATATTAACTGCGCAAGAGGCATTGGCTGGTTTTAGTAATTCAGGTTTGATTACTGTGGCTGCGATGTTTGTGGTGGCTGCAGGGATTTCCAACTCAGGTGGCATCGACCTTTTTGTGAATAAGTTATTGGGAACACCTAAAACAGAACGTATGGCGCTGTTGCGAATCTTTTTGCCAATTGCGCCACTGAGTGCCTTTTTAAATAATACGCCTGTTGTTGCCACGATGATTCCCGCTTTAAATAGTTGGTCGAAGAAAATTGGGATTGCACCTTCCAAGTTAATGATTCCATTAAGTTATACTGCGATCTTAGGGGGGACAATTACGTTAATTGGAACCAGTACTAATTTGGTAGTTAATGGTCAGTACCAAGCGCTTACAGGCGAAGCTGGTTTTGGGATATTTGATATCACGATTATTGGCTTACCTGTTGCGATCATTGGTATGTTTATCATGTATTGGTTTGCACCCAAGTTATTGCCAAATCATCAAGAGCAAAATGTATTTTCCAATCTGCGAGAGTTTACTTTAGAAGTGATTGTAAGCCCGAATGGGCCATTGGTGGGGCAGTCGGTTGCAGCAGCTGGTCTCAGAAGTTTAAAACGGGTCTATCTGGTCGAAATTGAACGTCAACAAACAGTTTTATCGGCAGTTTCTTCAGATGAAATTTTATTTGGCAATGATCGTCTAGTTTTCGCGGGAGACACTGAAGCAATTACTGAGTTGTTAAAAATTCATGGTTTAGTGGCGCCAGATAGTATTGATGAAAAATCGGCCTTAGAAGAAACACATGCAGGGCGTCGATTGGTTGAAGCTGTGGTATCTCCTCATTGTGATGCGATTGGGAGTGCCATTCGTGATTCCAAGTTCCGTAATCGTTATGGTGCAGTTGTATTGGCTGTGGCACGTAATGGTGAGCGTTTAAAAGGTGGATTGGGTAACATCAAATTACAGGCGGGTGATACGCTGCTATTGGAAGCTCGTCCTGCCTTTGTAACACGTCAAAAATACAATAAAGATTTTCTATTGGTGAATGAGTTAGATCATGAGCCATTGCAACATGACAAAGCATTATTGTCTTGGGGGATTTTACTTGCGGCTGTAACTGCGGCAGGTTTTGGTGTGTTGAGTATGCTAAATGCAGCATTATTAGCCGCAGGTGCGATGCTCGCTTGCCGTTGTTTGACGGTGAAACAAGCTGAGAAAAGTTTAGATTTGACTGTTATTTTAACTATTGCGGCGTCATTTGCTTTAGGTACTGCTTTAGAGAAGACAGGCGTTGCTGAGATGCTGGCACAATTCATTGTGCATTTTAGTGCTGGCGAGGCGATTTTATTGCTGATTTTGACGTATTTCTTTGTCTCCTTATTAACTGAAGTGATCACCAATAACGCAGCCGCTTTGCTGACTTTGCCGATTGTACTAGCGATTACGGAACAGGCGAATTTAAATCCGATTCCGTTTGTATTCGCGATTATGATGGCAGCTTCGGCAAGTTTTGCGACACCACTAGGTTATCAAACCAATTTGATGGTATTGGGACCGGGAAATTATCGTTTTAGTGATTTTATCAAGGTGGGCTTACCGATGAATATCTTTATCGGGTGTATTACGGTGATACTGTTGCTGTTGGTATTTCCAATTCAACTATAA
- a CDS encoding DUF4256 domain-containing protein yields the protein MTKKEDLNAEQINTLMISLKQRFEQNMHRHQGLDWVDVADQLKQQPKKLWSLNQMEMTGGEPDVVCFDSKTSTIVFYDCAVESPKGRRSLCYDRAALDARKEHKPKNNALDVAEEMGVELLTEDQYRQLQTIEGFDLKTSSWVKTPDNIRELGGAIFCDSRYGRVFTYHNGAQSYYATRGFRSRLKV from the coding sequence ATGACGAAAAAAGAAGATTTAAATGCCGAGCAAATCAATACGTTGATGATAAGTTTAAAACAACGATTTGAGCAAAATATGCATCGACATCAAGGGCTAGATTGGGTGGATGTAGCAGATCAATTAAAACAACAGCCAAAGAAATTATGGTCCTTGAATCAAATGGAAATGACAGGTGGTGAACCCGATGTTGTTTGCTTTGATTCAAAAACATCGACTATTGTGTTTTATGATTGTGCTGTTGAGTCCCCTAAAGGGCGGAGAAGTTTGTGTTATGATCGAGCTGCCTTAGATGCACGTAAAGAACATAAACCCAAAAATAACGCGCTTGATGTCGCTGAAGAAATGGGCGTTGAGTTATTAACGGAAGACCAATATAGACAACTGCAAACTATTGAGGGTTTTGATTTAAAGACATCGAGTTGGGTAAAAACACCTGATAATATTCGGGAACTAGGTGGGGCGATATTTTGTGATAGCCGTTATGGTCGAGTATTTACTTATCATAATGGTGCGCAATCTTATTATGCGACGCGGGGATTTCGTAGTCGTCTAAAAGTTTGA
- a CDS encoding aldehyde dehydrogenase family protein, with protein sequence MTDLENVKDYPLYVAGKAISTGQWLEVQNKYQQTVFARVAVADDKVLEKAIVASVKAEVEMAALKPYQKQKILLHCVKRFNELRDELTEILIAEGGKPRNAASAEVERLINTFQLAADAVTQIDEGRVLPLAVTPAAARYRGMVKQVPIGAVSLISPFNFPLNLVAHKIAPAIAAGCPFVLKPASLTPISALKIAEVLAETDLPKGAWSILPCERQAADILVTDDRFKLLSFTGSDQVGWDMKARAGRKKVTLELGGNAAVLIDADTVVDDALIDRLIGAAYGHAGQICISVQRILIHADIYVEVKKKLLAKLKKIKADDPTLSTTLVGPMIKSAEATRLKKWIDKAEKKGAKLLIGGNLHGVLLEPTLLENVDAKLEIYKDEAFGPVAILEKFKNFEQGIATINQSRFGLQAGVYTQSLNHMLYAWDHLHVGGVIINDVPTFRVDNMPYGGVKDSGLGREGIHAAIRDMQEERLLVIKETL encoded by the coding sequence ATGACAGATTTAGAAAATGTGAAGGATTATCCACTGTACGTGGCGGGTAAAGCGATAAGTACAGGGCAGTGGCTAGAGGTTCAGAATAAATATCAGCAGACGGTTTTTGCTCGTGTTGCTGTGGCAGATGACAAAGTGCTAGAAAAAGCAATCGTAGCCTCAGTCAAAGCTGAAGTAGAGATGGCCGCATTAAAACCGTATCAAAAGCAAAAAATCTTACTGCATTGTGTGAAGCGATTTAATGAATTACGTGATGAATTGACCGAAATTTTAATTGCTGAAGGCGGCAAACCACGCAATGCAGCGAGTGCAGAAGTCGAGCGTTTGATTAATACCTTTCAGTTGGCGGCAGATGCAGTCACTCAAATCGATGAAGGACGTGTGTTACCTTTGGCAGTTACGCCTGCAGCAGCACGCTATCGTGGTATGGTCAAGCAAGTACCGATTGGTGCTGTATCTCTCATTAGTCCGTTTAATTTTCCACTGAATTTGGTTGCACATAAGATTGCCCCTGCTATTGCTGCGGGTTGTCCATTCGTACTGAAACCTGCGAGTTTAACGCCGATTAGTGCGTTGAAAATTGCCGAAGTACTAGCAGAGACGGACTTACCGAAAGGCGCTTGGTCTATATTGCCTTGTGAACGACAAGCAGCAGATATTCTCGTGACTGATGACCGTTTTAAATTGCTGAGCTTTACAGGTTCTGATCAAGTCGGTTGGGATATGAAAGCACGTGCAGGTCGCAAGAAGGTAACTTTAGAGTTAGGAGGTAATGCTGCGGTACTCATCGATGCGGATACGGTGGTCGATGATGCTTTGATTGACCGTTTGATTGGTGCTGCATATGGGCATGCGGGGCAGATTTGTATTAGTGTGCAGCGTATCTTAATACATGCTGATATTTATGTTGAAGTGAAAAAGAAACTCTTGGCAAAGCTGAAAAAGATCAAAGCGGATGATCCAACATTATCCACTACATTGGTGGGTCCAATGATCAAATCAGCGGAAGCAACGCGTCTCAAAAAGTGGATTGATAAGGCAGAAAAGAAAGGTGCAAAGTTACTGATCGGTGGAAATCTGCATGGTGTTTTACTGGAACCTACATTGCTGGAAAATGTTGATGCCAAGCTTGAGATTTATAAAGATGAAGCGTTTGGTCCCGTCGCAATTTTAGAAAAATTTAAAAACTTTGAGCAGGGCATTGCAACCATTAATCAGAGTCGTTTTGGGTTACAAGCAGGAGTATATACCCAAAGCCTAAATCATATGCTGTATGCATGGGATCATTTGCATGTGGGTGGGGTGATTATCAATGATGTTCCAACCTTTCGCGTTGACAATATGCCGTATGGTGGTGTGAAAGATTCTGGTTTGGGGCGTGAAGGGATTCATGCAGCAATTCGTGATATGCAGGAAGAACGCTTATTGGTGATTAAAGAGACATTATGA
- a CDS encoding putative signal transducing protein — translation MTWIVVKSFSFPYEAHIAKTQLEAAGIPAQIENEHTINMNWLYSNALGGVRLLVPQTYEDEAKTILAQDFSELLEQEFEGEKDCCPQCGSYDIEVYIKGKKPAYLLFLLIGFPLFSYTSGYKCQQCQYFWSK, via the coding sequence ATGACTTGGATCGTCGTAAAAAGTTTCTCTTTTCCATATGAAGCGCACATCGCAAAAACACAATTAGAAGCTGCTGGCATTCCTGCTCAAATTGAAAATGAACATACGATTAACATGAATTGGCTTTATTCGAATGCTTTAGGTGGTGTGCGTTTACTGGTGCCTCAAACTTATGAAGATGAGGCAAAAACGATTCTTGCGCAAGATTTTAGTGAGTTACTAGAGCAAGAGTTTGAAGGAGAGAAAGACTGTTGTCCTCAGTGTGGAAGCTATGATATAGAAGTTTATATCAAGGGTAAAAAGCCAGCTTATTTGCTATTTTTATTAATAGGTTTTCCTCTATTTTCTTATACAAGTGGTTATAAATGTCAGCAGTGTCAGTATTTTTGGAGTAAATAA
- the rsmB gene encoding 16S rRNA (cytosine(967)-C(5))-methyltransferase RsmB, whose translation MNPSNQSSAKNLNLRAQVIKTLLAVQNGQSLSSVLNQHINMVSERDRGLYHELTLGCLRQWYSLKAITLPLLTKPLDNEALESCLYLGLYQILCTRIPVHAAISETVNAAKQLGFEPMSGLVNAILRRVSRETAEFETALNNTHGLPSWLFKRLKKDWPEQVGPLCQALKQVAPLTLRVNERQVSRDEYLDILDEEQIDARECEFSDVGIVLRQTGNITLLPGFEAGGFSVQDEHAQLCATLLPDLDGKVVVDACAAPGGKTAHILERFNPKKLIAIDQDPKRIVRIGENLERLALNLDNVEILVADATTWQAQEPVDCIVLDAPCSATGVIRRHPDIRLLRQSTDIAQTVALQQQILQQMWQQLKVGGTLLYITCSILKAENEQQMIKFFAEHPNAKEIKIAADWGIEQIHGRQLLPSDQSGDGFYYCRIQKIA comes from the coding sequence ATGAACCCATCAAATCAATCATCTGCAAAAAATTTGAATCTGCGTGCGCAGGTGATCAAAACACTTTTGGCTGTTCAAAATGGGCAATCTTTGTCTTCCGTTTTGAATCAACATATCAATATGGTGTCTGAACGTGACCGAGGTTTATATCACGAGCTTACTTTAGGTTGTTTACGCCAATGGTATTCTTTAAAAGCCATTACCTTACCATTGCTCACAAAACCGTTAGACAATGAAGCCCTAGAAAGTTGTTTATATCTTGGTTTATATCAAATTTTATGTACACGTATTCCTGTACATGCTGCAATTTCAGAAACGGTAAATGCTGCTAAGCAACTCGGTTTCGAGCCAATGAGTGGTTTGGTCAATGCGATTCTGCGCCGTGTTTCACGTGAAACAGCTGAATTTGAAACAGCTTTGAATAATACGCATGGTTTACCAAGTTGGTTATTCAAACGACTCAAAAAAGATTGGCCTGAGCAAGTAGGGCCACTCTGCCAAGCTTTAAAACAAGTCGCGCCACTCACCCTGCGCGTCAATGAACGCCAAGTCAGTCGTGACGAATATCTAGATATTTTGGATGAAGAGCAAATCGATGCTCGTGAATGCGAATTTTCTGATGTCGGTATTGTTCTTAGGCAAACTGGCAATATAACGCTTTTACCAGGTTTCGAAGCAGGCGGATTTTCAGTTCAGGATGAACATGCACAGTTATGTGCCACCCTGTTACCCGATTTAGATGGCAAAGTTGTGGTCGATGCGTGTGCTGCGCCAGGGGGTAAAACCGCACATATTCTAGAACGGTTTAATCCTAAAAAGCTGATTGCGATCGACCAAGACCCTAAACGTATTGTTCGTATTGGTGAGAACCTAGAGCGCTTGGCTTTAAATCTAGATAATGTTGAGATTTTAGTTGCCGATGCCACCACGTGGCAGGCGCAAGAACCTGTCGATTGCATCGTGCTGGATGCGCCATGTTCTGCAACAGGTGTCATTCGTCGTCATCCAGACATTCGCCTACTCAGACAATCTACTGACATTGCACAAACGGTTGCGTTACAACAACAAATTTTGCAACAGATGTGGCAACAGCTTAAAGTCGGCGGCACACTGCTCTACATCACCTGCTCGATTTTAAAAGCCGAAAATGAACAGCAGATGATCAAATTCTTTGCTGAACATCCAAATGCCAAAGAGATTAAAATCGCTGCGGATTGGGGCATTGAGCAAATACATGGTCGTCAGCTTTTACCTTCTGATCAATCAGGTGATGGTTTTTATTATTGTCGTATCCAGAAGATTGCCTAA
- a CDS encoding sodium-dependent transporter: protein MTDTREHWSARSGFIIAAIGSAIGLGNIWRFPYVAYENGGGAFLIPYLVALLTAGLPLLFLDYAVGHRSNGAPPKAYQQLSKPAEPLGWWQACVCIVIALYYASVLTWAGSYIYFSFGQSWGTDPESFFFSNFLATSQSSGFDMTFISHLFWPLIAVWALVLFILYGGVRKGVELANRIFMPILLVLFGILVIQALRLPGAVDGLNAFFTPNWEAMKNYKVWLAAYGHIFFSLSIGFGIMVTYASYLKPKTNLTGSGLVIGFANSSFEILAGIGVFAALGFMAHAAGTSVQDVVSGGIGLAFIAFPKIISSLGAGAELFGILFFASLFVAGVSSMVSILQVPISAMQDKLSWSRAKAVTIIGGGTGAVSIFLFSSANAIKLVDIIDHFINNLGIVSGALVSIIMVSWFKRSLMKQLEQHVNRVSTVQLGPVWELTLTIVTPVVLISTLGLALSALLQKGYGDYAMSLQLWFGWGCILFCAIGALFMSSLKNR, encoded by the coding sequence ATGACAGATACTCGTGAGCACTGGTCGGCACGATCAGGTTTTATTATTGCCGCAATCGGTTCGGCGATCGGATTAGGAAACATTTGGCGCTTCCCTTATGTTGCATATGAGAACGGCGGTGGTGCGTTCTTAATTCCTTATTTGGTTGCGTTGTTAACGGCAGGTTTACCGTTATTATTTTTAGACTATGCTGTGGGACACCGTAGTAACGGTGCGCCACCAAAAGCGTATCAACAACTCAGCAAGCCAGCAGAACCTTTAGGATGGTGGCAAGCTTGTGTATGTATCGTGATTGCCTTGTATTACGCCAGTGTATTGACGTGGGCAGGCAGTTATATTTATTTCTCTTTTGGTCAAAGTTGGGGCACAGACCCAGAAAGCTTTTTCTTTAGTAACTTTTTAGCCACTTCACAATCCTCTGGCTTTGATATGACCTTTATCAGTCATTTGTTTTGGCCGTTGATCGCGGTGTGGGCTTTAGTACTATTCATCTTGTATGGTGGTGTGCGAAAAGGGGTTGAACTTGCAAACCGTATTTTCATGCCGATCTTATTGGTACTGTTTGGTATTTTAGTCATTCAGGCTTTACGTTTGCCTGGTGCGGTAGATGGTTTGAATGCCTTCTTCACCCCAAACTGGGAAGCGATGAAGAACTATAAAGTTTGGTTGGCTGCTTATGGTCATATCTTCTTTTCCTTGTCGATTGGATTTGGGATCATGGTGACCTATGCCTCTTATCTGAAGCCAAAAACCAATTTAACTGGCTCAGGCTTAGTGATCGGTTTTGCCAACTCATCGTTTGAAATCTTAGCGGGTATTGGTGTCTTCGCGGCTTTAGGCTTTATGGCACACGCAGCAGGGACTAGCGTTCAGGATGTTGTGAGTGGTGGGATTGGCTTAGCATTTATTGCATTTCCAAAGATTATTTCAAGCTTGGGTGCAGGGGCTGAGTTGTTTGGTATCTTGTTCTTTGCCTCGCTGTTTGTAGCGGGCGTATCCTCGATGGTGAGTATCTTACAGGTGCCGATTTCTGCGATGCAGGACAAGTTGAGTTGGAGTCGTGCAAAAGCCGTTACGATCATTGGTGGTGGTACAGGTGCTGTTTCGATCTTCTTATTCTCAAGTGCCAATGCGATTAAGCTTGTCGATATTATTGATCACTTTATCAATAACTTGGGTATTGTTTCTGGTGCATTAGTGTCAATCATCATGGTGTCATGGTTCAAGCGCTCATTGATGAAACAATTGGAGCAGCATGTTAATCGTGTTTCAACGGTGCAACTGGGCCCAGTTTGGGAACTGACGTTAACCATCGTGACTCCTGTTGTTTTGATTTCAACACTGGGTCTTGCATTAAGTGCTTTATTGCAAAAAGGTTATGGTGATTATGCAATGAGCTTACAGCTTTGGTTTGGGTGGGGTTGTATCTTGTTCTGTGCAATCGGTGCGCTGTTTATGAGCAGCTTAAAGAATCGCTAG
- a CDS encoding DUF1287 domain-containing protein, with translation MMRWGKSILLAVCFAWTMSVSAFSSQQLVTDARKQIGVTKYYDPAYTRLAYPMGDVPLIKGVCTDVVVRALRQQGIDLQQGIHEDMRKHFSLYPNKWGLKAPDKNIDHRRVPNIATYFQRKGYRVTDQQYRAGDIVTWDLGKGLVHIGIVSDKKSFLQKTPLILHNIGRGTEESDILFQYKITGHYRIKN, from the coding sequence ATGATGAGATGGGGGAAATCAATTTTATTAGCAGTTTGTTTTGCATGGACGATGTCTGTATCGGCATTTTCTTCACAACAGCTGGTAACCGATGCCAGAAAGCAAATCGGTGTGACCAAATATTATGATCCTGCTTACACACGTTTAGCGTACCCGATGGGAGATGTTCCGTTGATTAAAGGCGTATGTACAGATGTGGTCGTACGGGCACTTCGCCAGCAAGGCATCGATTTACAACAAGGGATCCATGAGGACATGCGTAAGCATTTCAGCCTGTATCCAAATAAATGGGGACTCAAAGCACCTGATAAAAATATCGATCATCGGCGAGTGCCCAACATTGCGACCTATTTCCAGCGAAAAGGTTATCGAGTCACTGACCAACAATATCGTGCTGGAGATATTGTCACGTGGGATTTAGGAAAAGGGTTGGTACACATCGGTATTGTTTCGGATAAAAAAAGCTTTCTGCAGAAAACACCGTTAATTTTGCATAACATCGGTCGTGGTACAGAAGAATCCGATATTTTATTTCAGTATAAGATCACAGGGCATTATCGAATCAAAAACTAA